AAAGGGAACACTTCAAGGCTGCTTTGAGGTGGGATCAGAGGATGTTTTTCCCAGTGATGTTGTAAGACAAGATACAATCTCAAGAACATCCTACTGTACCGGGAGCTCAGGAGAGGAGTCCTCAGTGCAGACAAGGCAAAAAGGGTACTGAAGGGCAGGTCTCCAGCCATGTGGGTGCGCTGATGAGTGAAAAAGGTTGACACCAAATCGCCAAACTCCCCCTGAGATGCATCACACCCAGTGGGACAAGCTAACGTCTGGTCTGACGGGCCTCACCTCCCTCTGTTGCTCCTGTGCTTGGTCTTTCCCCTCTCTGGtgtccttttcccctcccctgaGGCCTGTTTAATCCTATTCCAGCATCCAACCAGACTGGAGGCTCTTGCAGGCACTGAAGCCCCATCCGTTCCTGTTTGAAGAGCCCAAGTAACAGCAGCCACCAGTAGTGTGGGCAGTTTCTCGCTAACACAACCCCTGCTGGCTCTCGTTCCAGCTGTGCAGAACGAGCGTGACAGGATCAGCATTCGCAGGAGCAGCTACGAGGACAACGGCTCGCTCTCCATCAACGTGCTCACTCAGGCCGAGGCCATGGCGCAGCAGGTATGAAATGCAGAAGCATCCCTCCAAACACGGCCCTCAGCTATTCCATATAAACTCCCTAAACCAACCAGGGCTGGatctttttctcccctcagaTGGCTCTTGCAGAAAgccacagggaagaaaaagcattaGTTATCCATAAGCAGACAGTAGAAAATCCTCGGTGCATTATCAAGACAGCGTGTCCTGCTAGGAGCAGATGCAGCCTTTGGAGATGCAAAACTGAAATTCTAAGGACTGAGGGATGCTGCAGACTCTGGGCCACGTCTGCCCCCAGCCTGAGTTGTTGCTGCACTCCTAAAAAATTGCATTTCACGTGGAAGTTTATCCCTCCTTGATGCACACTCTGTCCTGCTCAGAACATACTGTTCCCATCATGGATGACTGTATGTTTTCTTGTAACTTCCTTACCAGGGCAACATTtttaggggagaaaaataaagctaataAAATCACTGGGCTTCAAGTAACGCTGATTGCTTTCTTATTTCATGTTCCACAACGAATTTCACCCTGCGCGTCCTTTAAATTCCTATGCAAATATCCTTTCTCCACTGAAACATACGGTCCAGATGTTGCATATTACATGCGGCAATGTGTCCACTTCCTTTTCAACGATTATTATGTTTTaactctctcccccctccccatgcaGCTCTTTAGACATTGAAAAGGGTGTTTTGTGTCCCAGACAGCAAGCTGGGGGAGAAAGACTGGATGCATTTCATGCATTTGGCTGGCTGAAGTGACTGATGGGAATCTGAGACCCAGTGCTGCTGGCTACTGCTAGAAACGGGAATATTAATCAGATTTTTGTCCTGAGCCAGCCTGGAGAGTGGGGAaggaggcggaggagggaggGGTGTCTGTTGGGACTGAGCACCACCTCGTGGAGGTTTCACCGTGGGCTGTACGCTGGACAGTATACGCCGCTGAGCAAATAAATGTGCAACCACAACGGCGACCTGATGAGGTTAAAGTCTGCGGAGGCTCCCCACGTTATCAATGTTGCTAAAGAGAATGGGAAAACAGCACAGATCTAATCCCAGTGCAACCAGGTTGTTTCTCTTTCAGTATTCATCGCCGAGTCCGGCGCACAGCGCGGACATTGCTATGAAGAAGGTTGCAACCATCAACGATGTGTGTGAATCCATGAAACAGCAGCTTCTAGTGCTGGTTGAATGGGCAAAATACATCCCGGCATTTTGTGAGCTCCCACTTGACGACCAGGTAAAATGCAAATGCCTCTTCCCTGCAAATCCACCACCTTCCGTAGGAATTCCCAGTCATACCTTTCAACGGGAGAAGGTGACATTAACATACAGATCTGCCTGTGCAGGGCAATGAACTAGCAGGAGACAAAGAATAATAAAGGAAGGGATCAATTAAAAATAAGTTGAGTAGCCAAAGTCCCCCCAGATATAATAGAGTTGGTCACTCCAGTCTGCACAAGGATCCAGGcaaaaaaatactggttttcccTTTATTGGTACTTGATAGTTGAATATAAAAGCCATTTATTTCCTAAGAACTCAAATTACTCAAGCCCCTCTTTGTTTCAGTTTGAAAacacctttttatttattttgccgTAAATGTAGCACTTCTGAAAAGTGAAGATATACTAATAGGTTCTAGCTCTTGATAGCACTTTATCTGTAGATCTGACATATCTAAGCAAACACCAAATTTAGCTTAACCTAAACAGCAACAGCTCACTGTTCTCTGTTTTTCAAACataatattatttctttcttccatgCCATCTCCAGGTTGCCTTGCTCAGAGCCCACGCAGGCGAACACCTGCTCCTTGGGGTAGCCAAGCGGTCCATACCATACACTGATTTTCTGTTATTAGGTAAAGTAGTGAAACACACTCCTGCTTTTATAATTCGCACACCCGAGTCATTGCCAAGTATCCTGCCTGACTGAAATCCTCTCTGTGCTCCTGGGCATGGTCTGCACATCTGGCTTGAGACTAAGTGCTTGAGAAAGTCTCTGGAGAAGcctaaaaaagagcaaaaaaattcACTGGGACTTTTACAACTGTTCCCTTACCGCTTTGAAATTGTGGATGAGAAAACCCCCAATATTTAAATAGCATCTCGAACTGCATTGCCTTGTTTTTGTAACTGAAATCACCAGGATGCAGCCAATTAGATATCTGGATATCGGCACTTAAAAACTTAGCAGAAAGGTCTATTAAAAATTATAGTGCAAATAGGTATTTCCTTTTCATGTAGCTCTCTGCCACCAAAACCCCAGGTGGTGGGATTATTCttggaaaaatacaaatactgaCCTTGAAAGCCACAcattaaagaaaagagaaagggagaactttgttaaaaaaaaaaaaaaaaaaaaaaaaagagagaaaagaaacccACACCAAAAATAAAGATTCAACAGCATTTGCAAAGAGATGTAGAGGGCAAAGCAGAGCAGAACGTGAAGCAGGCTTTGCGTGCAGTGTGGGTGCCCCAACATGTGCAAACGAGATAATTAAGGACCAAAGAATGAGATCCATGGCTTGCTTCTCAATCTTGAATCCGAGGATGAAGCTGCACACTGGAAATCTGCTGCACGTGGGCACTGGGACTGCCTGGTGACATGCCTTGGGGTAACTTCTGGTTGGGGCTGTGTTCGCAGATCTTGAGTGAAAAGCTGACAGCGAATTTCTCTTGTTGCCCCAGGGAATGACTTCATCATCCCAATGCACTGCCCAGAACTGGAAATCGCTCGTGTGGCCACCAGAATTTTGGACGAGTTGGTGAAGCCCTTGCGGGACATCCAGATTGATGACAATGAGTATGCTTGCCTTAAAGCCATCATCTTCTTCGATCCAGGTAAGCTTCCTTCCTGACTGCCACGCAGGGGGCTCGGAAAGGAGTCGAGGGCTCTCCAATAACCAGGAAAACcccttggcagcagcagctctgcatttcACTCTGCCTTAATGAGCAGTACTTAGCCGTGCAGCAAGGACATGTTAGAAGTGACCTATCCCTGAACGCTTTGCTATTTAGCAAGCAGTAACTCCAGCCAGACCGATGTGCAAGAGTCTGCAGACCCTAGAGGAGTTCTGCTGCTTCTGTAGCTTGGCTTCAGGAAAGCCCATCAGCCTGAAATGAAGGAGATGACTATTAAGGACATATATGCCTATATTGAATTATGCGTAAGCGAAGTGAGCCAACTAGGCAGCAGCGTGGAGCATCCAGCAGAGTTcagaaagcagcattaaaaacCACAGTGAGCTGGACTGTTCAGAATATACATCCCAGAAATATCAAGGATGTCTGTTAATGGATCTTGCTGGCAGCCTGTACCAACCGAGGTCAGGATGGAGAAAAGGGAAACACACAGAGGCAGACAAAAGCTCGTTTTGAACCTTTGCTGTGTTCGCATTCCACAAACACGGGGGGTTCTGTCTCAGCCCGGGTTCCCCTCAAACACTCCTGTTTCTATACGCCTACAGCACAGGCACAACCGCCTCTTGCTGCAACACTTGAGTCCCTTCAGTGCGCATTCCCCTGcagcttggagaagagatggAGGACCAATCCCAAATCCAAACCAATGCCCTTTTGTCTTTGGCATCTGTTAGCATGGAGAAATTAGAGTATCTTCCATTAGCTGTTTTCTGCTGGGTTCGTTGATTTGAAATCAAGATACGGGAGTTTTACAAACATCATGAACTGTGGCTGGCCAGAGAGCCTGCTGTAAACCTGAGTAAGGGTGGTATTATCAAATTGAGTCTGACAAATTACCTTCTCGGCTGATCAGTATCTCAGTGAAGCTTTAGATCATTGCGACAGCGAGGCGCTGTGATTTCAGCCACAAGGAAAAAAGTGCGAGGCTCTGCAGAAGCGAAACGCGTCCGTGCTAACAAGTAGGCACGTCCACAGAGTTACGTGCTGACATACAATAATCCATAAACCATTTCATCTCTTGCCGTGATGATCCCTAAAATGTGGTGCTTGTGGATTCTTTGTAGATATTGAAGGAAATGATCCAGTGAGACAGAAATCTCAGTTTTAGATAGCAGGAGAGGCAGGAGTGGAAGGCTGTAAATCCCAGCACTTCACCCTACCCAGAGTGCACGTTTACTTGCTTTAGCAAAACTGGACCAGAGCTCCCTGAAAAATGTACTGACCACAGGTCAAAGACAGGAAAACAAGACAAGGATCTGATGCTGCAGCAGGTATAATTGCAACACACAGGAACTAAACCAGCACGGCAGTAGCTGGGACTCAAAGTTTTCAGGGGAAAATTCCAGGTTGTTTGCTTGGAAGAACAAATACGATTCAACTTCTAAATCCTTCCTCTTCACTAATGGCGGTAACCAGACATCCATCTGAAGCAAGCTCTTATTTTCTTACCGTTTCCCCTCAAATTGCCCTCAAGTTACTGTTTCCCCTCAAATTCCCCCTACTGTTTCCATGTTCTATGTGAGATATGGAATAATGGCAACCCAATGCTAATCTGTCAGATAAACTTGGAGACTCTGATAACAGCCAGAGGATCACTGGCATCTCACCCTTTTCCCTCTACAGAGCCTGACTGACAGCATAACACTTTTTTGTTACACAGCCAGcaattaacttcattttttttttccttctcccagacTGCAAAGGCCTGAGCGAGCCTGGGAAGGTGAAGAACATGCGCTTCCAGGTCCAAGTCAACCTAGAAGACTACATCAACGATCGCCAGTACGACTCCCGAGGCCGGTTCAGCGacatcctcctcctgctgcccccgCTGCAGAGCATCACCTGGCAGATGATAGAGCAAGTCCAGTTCGTGAAGCTCTTCGGTGTGGCCAGGATCGACAGCTTgctgcaggagatgctgctggGAGGTACAAACCCTGCCGAGAAAGGACAGCAATGTTGTTTTATTTCAAAGCCATTACAGGGCTTGGTGTCTGGGTATGTGTCCTTCTCTGGAGGATGTATGGTGGAGAGAACTTGGTCTtgggagaagggaaatgaaggTGCAGATTGAATTGTGGCTTGAACATGGATCCTTCTCACTCCAGTCCAATCCCCAAGCCATTTGTTTCCAGCCTGTCTCTGACAGCCTGACCCAGGATCAGTTCTATAGAAATGGGTGCACTCTGTGATGCTTCCCACCAGTGAGGCGCTTGCCTTTTAGGCAAATTGATGCAGTTTGCAAGAAGACAACACATTTTTTCTTAGGAATATGCAAAAATTCTAACTATACAGGAAACCTTGCTAAGAGCAGTAATTGGGCCACACAGAGAGACAGATGAACAGTGCAGCTGGCTGTTAGTTGAAACCCCAGCCATCCTGGGGGCTTGTCCCTAGACAATGAGAAGTCTGAGGGCAAAGAGGACACCCAGAGCAGGAAGGAAGCAAAGATGAGTCAGGACGTTAACCCCCACTCACAGAGGTCTTCcacattctctgaaaaaaaaaaaaaaaaaaaaaatttggccCAGAGGATCTGGCTTCTCGGTAACTATGCAAAGAATGATGTCTTTTCCCACTTCCACTGCAGGAACCACCATTGATCTCCAGTACCAGTCAGGACCTCCCAACCTCAGCCTGGAACCGCTGCCAGGACACGTCCTCCCGAGCAACATGAGCTCGGTGATTCACACCGCTCCAGACCGTACGTGTCCATTTTTATGTTATTAGTGTCAGCATAATGAAGGGACTAGATAGGAGAAGCAGTTAAGAAAATGAcctttaaatttatttctatCTTTAAGCATTACACTTTAATCAGAGTTCACagccccctctccttccccccttgCTGACTTCCTTTACTATACAGACTGGAAACACGCTGCCAAAGAAAAGCTGGGATTGTCATGGAATAGTACAATCCAGAGGGATTTTGATGTGCTACTAAAcatcacaaaatttaaaaaaaaaaaaaggaaatcaagatTGGTGACACTGTGTTTCTAGGAATACAGGCTGTGCTGTATCTACGTGAGAGACGAAATAATGGCAACTTCTTATTCCGTGCTGGGAAATATCACAAAGCAGCACACACAGTTATTAGTGGCAAGAGTTTCCCTATGCAAAGCATCTCGGTTGCTGTCAACCAGAACACAATATGACCTGAATTCAAGACAGTTTTCAACCACTCCGGGCACTGCTGCTAGGCAATGGCTATTTGTTAAGGCATTTAGCCACTGTAGCAGCAAATGGAccatgctattaaaaaaaaaagaaaaaaaaaaagtagaacatgAGTTGCAATTTAACAGCCACTGCCATGTCCTCACAATGTCTTGCACACACAGTCTCCTTCTGACTGTTACGATCATCTACCTCCTGTAGAATAGTTCGCTATTTCTCAGCCATATAAATGTTGGCATCATGTATTTTagcgtgcttttttttttttttttttttttttttttttaagccacctTGCAGCAAGGGAGATTAGAGAGATGCTGTGTTCTGTAAATGAAGAAtagtggccagcaggttgagctCTTCTCTGACAAGGAGAGAGAGGATTGGAAAGCAGTTGGCAGCATTTCCCAAGTGCACAATACTGAGAAGAGTTGGTCTGTGCCTTATCAGTCCACCCTGTGCCTCATCACAAGCAGAAAGGCAGAATATGCCTGAACTTGGGATGGATCCCTCTGCCCCATCCCCCAAGCTCCCGCTCCTTGGTTCACAGGATGGTTTGCTCCATGGAACAGTGTCCAAGtccattttaattctgtttcttttttctcccacagCATCTCCTGAAACATCCCTTCCATCTCCTTCTACAAGCACAGGCAGTGAAGACTATAAACTAGGCTCTAGCGCAGGACCCAACGTTGTAGCGCAGCTCCTGCCTCAGACAGTGATACCCAAGCAGGAGATTTTATAGGGAGAGGTGGAAGGAGAAGCTGGGAGCAATGTGAAAACTGTGCTGAAAGTGAAACGGGCCCTTTCTCTTTGCAGAGGCAAAGCACAGCAACCCCCTGCCTGTAGCCGGATCTGTCGGTCACACTCTTTCCCGTCCGTGAGTTGAGCACCAGGTACAAGCTCGCAGCAGGAGCCTCACCACGGGTTCTCCCGCCACCGTCACCCTCATTTCACAGGAGATTTGGATTAATGCTCTTTGCAGTAAGACCAAGACTGTAAGCTCTCCGGAGCAGGGCTTCTGATCACATTCGTTATCTCCCAGCTTGGTGTGATCACGACCCTTTCAAATCCTTCGGCCGCTATCTTCATAAAACCAAATGCCTTACACAGCTCCTGGTAATTGCAGTGAGGATGGCGTGTCTTCAATTGTCAGTATGAAAAGGTCTATTCccatt
The Athene noctua chromosome 9, bAthNoc1.hap1.1, whole genome shotgun sequence DNA segment above includes these coding regions:
- the LOC141963697 gene encoding hepatocyte nuclear factor 4-beta-like isoform X1, whose protein sequence is MKLCQSIMDMDMPDYVDSLDSSYTMLEFDNLRVLPNNTEWSNDPCSLPAEAIAAESANTNLLPNGIGSLCSICGDRATGKHYGASSCDGCKGFFRRSVRKNHVYSCRFSRQCVIDKDKRNQCRYCRLKKCFRAGMKKEAVQNERDRISIRRSSYEDNGSLSINVLTQAEAMAQQYSSPSPAHSADIAMKKVATINDVCESMKQQLLVLVEWAKYIPAFCELPLDDQVALLRAHAGEHLLLGVAKRSIPYTDFLLLGNDFIIPMHCPELEIARVATRILDELVKPLRDIQIDDNEYACLKAIIFFDPDCKGLSEPGKVKNMRFQVQVNLEDYINDRQYDSRGRFSDILLLLPPLQSITWQMIEQVQFVKLFGVARIDSLLQEMLLGGTTIDLQYQSGPPNLSLEPLPGHVLPSNMSSVIHTAPDPSPETSLPSPSTSTGSEDYKLGSSAGPNVVAQLLPQTVIPKQEIL
- the LOC141963697 gene encoding hepatocyte nuclear factor 4-beta-like isoform X2; translation: MKLCQSIMDMDMPDYVDSLDSSYTMLEFDNLRVLPNNTEAIAAESANTNLLPNGIGSLCSICGDRATGKHYGASSCDGCKGFFRRSVRKNHVYSCRFSRQCVIDKDKRNQCRYCRLKKCFRAGMKKEAVQNERDRISIRRSSYEDNGSLSINVLTQAEAMAQQYSSPSPAHSADIAMKKVATINDVCESMKQQLLVLVEWAKYIPAFCELPLDDQVALLRAHAGEHLLLGVAKRSIPYTDFLLLGNDFIIPMHCPELEIARVATRILDELVKPLRDIQIDDNEYACLKAIIFFDPDCKGLSEPGKVKNMRFQVQVNLEDYINDRQYDSRGRFSDILLLLPPLQSITWQMIEQVQFVKLFGVARIDSLLQEMLLGGTTIDLQYQSGPPNLSLEPLPGHVLPSNMSSVIHTAPDPSPETSLPSPSTSTGSEDYKLGSSAGPNVVAQLLPQTVIPKQEIL